One Solanum lycopersicum chromosome 2, SLM_r2.1 genomic region harbors:
- the LOC101252655 gene encoding uncharacterized protein isoform X1, translated as MANHGGVGSRFVSVNLNKSYGQSSHHDNKSYSGSNGPAAGVGRGRSGSGGGGMVVLSRHRSTQKIGPKLSVPPPLNLPSLRKEHEKFDLSGSGGGTSGGGGQGNGPRPSSSGMGWTKPAAVALQDKDVNTDGQVVDGLDHTGHGIDGFNQVSGSYMPPSARVSGIGAAVTGPAKSFPLTVEKVSVLRGEDFPSLQAALPVSSGQTNKQKDSMSQKQKQVSGEGSSDEQRDSYNMSSVVDMRPHGHSSRHATGNGLAENGYESHGLSSARRADQPRKQEDFFPGPLPLVRLNPRFDWADDERDTGHGFADRARDIGISKVDNYWDRDFDMPRTSVLPLKPVHNQYERRAPRETLTGNGFSTDQRGDSYSRDLRTPSREGREASTWRNSIHSRDGNVPYIANDRNAVSLGGSVVNKDLGKDNKYVPPHFGDTARDGSFTGNQDYSYGRKDMGLITDGKQRRNHANETSNSQGVERMTQDRLGSELSSRYRRDGFQNIAGPKSSFSSVGKSLPLGDPVLNVGRDKYVSRGERPYKEDPYLKDFESAGFDERDLFSGGLAGVIKRKKDVVKQTDFYDPVRESFEAELERVQKMQELERQRVMEEQERALEQSRREEEERLRLIREEEERRLKLEEEARETAWRAEQERLDAVRRAEEQRIAREEEKKRIFMEEERRKQAAKQKLLELEAKIAKRQTEVTKTDTLIVTTEEKISAMSKDIDISGASDVDNWDESERMVERLTTSASFDTAVLSRSSDVSSQHCSSRESFTNFPDRGRPINSWRGDVFESGSSSPMHLRDQDIDHHSPRRDVSAGGRAAPRKDLSGAAGYLASGNYAKGGREGYTDEFSHRKEHRWNVSMDADPYIRNRDMDTEFNDNLADRYGDIGWGQARSRSNARFPYPDRLYQNSEADEPYSYGKSRYAVRQPRVLPPPSLSTMQKTFRGMNDHPGSSNFVDNESHYSHPRGGESTRQTGYFGGHPSELVASQQENALAEDAKLNKDVTPRCDSQSSLSVTSPPNSPPHLSHDELDESGDSPSESVAAEGKNASLSGYECTLLKDAMKMASSSLSAMEDEDWNVEDNGELQQQEEYDEDDDGYREEDEVREVDDENLDLNQEFEDLQLGQGELSRNIDNLVLGFDDGVEVAIPSDDFERNSRNEESVFDRPETSEGGSINGVQVNEKCLHPGQGGAPGASLDSSSNRVQEAEKTMQESEFRQRTEPHTSAASHLLDGIDAYCGPSLCAQQTFSSVGTPCSVGQTSVSSLASSSQPDLPVKLQFGLFSGPSLIPSPVPAIQIGSIQMPLHLHPPVGPSLTHIHPSQPPIFQFGQLRYSSTVSQGILPITAQSMSFGQPNVQAHYNTNQNSGCSMPPQLSQDTSTLVKVNVQSLSANQGHDFLVRPHDSKPVQGSAESKALTANIAGIADASGRKLISELDIQVEAKGLNNADRQVQPSKEKGSDGNTSSVLGSIQSVSNERNSAGGRVQGQAYSNKGKRFTYAVKSSNSRSSFPTSDGSYSESSRFQRRPRRTVQRTEFRIRENSDSRQSSSTSFSNDSCHGDKLNQGGRAAIAVLARSGSKRSSFSSKLLKQNVELDSKSANVDSQEVDSSTKPSKDDGRASLHKNQNISHTGEGYLKRNISVEDVDAPLQSGVVRVFKQPGIEAPGDEDDFIEVRSKRQMLNDRREQREKEIKAKSRASKPPRKPRTTRQSTAILTSPNKILASVGGEISNKSNYSDIIASEVQGSAYKDVSTGFTAVVSQPLAPIGTPAGSNGSQADKQFHTAKLHQTTPGGGVSAGGDDLEPGLVFESKKNTENVTSSPLNSWGSGQINQQVMALSQSQLEEAMSPARFEAHAASGGAHSSAVTEPILPSSSILTKDKAFSIAASPINSLLAGEKIQFGAVTSPTVLHTSSRVVSHGIGAPGSNRSEVQISRNISPDESDCTLFFEKDKCANDPCLNVQDSEAEAEAAASAVAVAAISNDEIVGNGLGSAISEAKNFEGDQQLSSQSRAEESLSVSLPADLNVETPPISLWQSLPSPQNSSSQILSHFPGGPPSHFPFYEMNPVLGGPIFAFGPHKESGGSQSQSQKATVSSSGPLGAWQQCHSTLDSFYGHPAGFTGPFISPPGGIPGVQGPPHMVVYNHFAPVGQYGQVGLSFMGTTYLPSGKQPDWKHTPSSSAMGINEADMNNVNIAGSQRNLSNMPSTVQHLGPASSIMPIAASPLAMFDVSPFQSSPEMPVQARWSHVPASPLHSVPISHPLQQQAEGALPPKFGHGHSVDKSLSTNRFLESHPPEDSDGTPSFNIATVANAAQFPVEIGLGDSSKPGVTGGSAQSLASQSSSGCANAETGNIDALRNGVSNSGKDQSVSGFRTQTQQKNTSAGYNYHRGGGMSQRNMAGNDWSHRRMGFHGRNQSLGAVPSTKVKQIYVAKQTLGGSKTTG; from the exons ATGGCCAATCATGGCGGTGTTGGGAGCAGATTCGTCTCTGTGAATTTGAATAAATCATATGGGCAGTCTTCTCATCATGATAATAAATCTTATAGTGGTTCTAATGGCCCAGCCGCCGGTGTCGGCCGTGGGCGGTCTGGTAGCGGAGGTGGAGGAATGGTTGTTCTGTCAAGGCATCGGAGTACTCAGAAAATTGGGCCGAAACTATCTGTTCCACCCCCCTTGAATTTGCCTTCATTGAGGAAAGAGCATGAGAAATTTGATTTATCAGGATCCGGTGGTGGGACATCAGGAGGTGGCGGTCAAGGAAATGGGCCGAGGCCATCATCTTCTGGTATGGGTTGGACTAAGCCTGCTGCTGTTGCATTGCAAGATAAAGATGTAAATACTGATGGTCAGGTTGTTGATGGTTTGGATCACACTGGGCATGGTATTGATGGCTTCAACCAGGTTAGTGGATCCTATATGCCCCCTTCAGCTCGTGTAAGTGGAATTGGAGCTGCAGTTACTGGTCCTGCTAAATCATTTCCTTTGACAGTTGAGAAAGTCTCAGTTTTGAGAGGTGAGGATTTTCCTTCCCTTCAAGCTGCATTGCCTGTCTCTTCGGGACAGACAAACAAACAAAAGGATAGTATGAGTCAAAAGCAGAAGCAGGTATCTGGTGAAGGGTCATCTGATGAACAAAGAGACAGTTACAACATGAGTTCGGTGGTTGATATGCGTCCTCATGGGCACTCTTCACGTCATGCTACTGGAAATGGCCTGGCAGAAAATGGGTATGAAAGTCATGGTTTGAGCAGTGCTCGCAGGGCGGATCAACCTCGGAAGCAGGAAGATTTCTTTCCGGGGCCACTTCCATTAGTGCGGTTGAATCCCAGATTCGATTGGGCTGATGATGAACGTGACACTGGACATGGATTTGCAGATAGGGCCAGAGATATTGGTATTTCAAAAGTTGATAACTATTGGGATAGAGATTTTGATATGCCTCGAACTAGTGTTTTACCCCTTAAACCTGTTCATAACCAATATGAAAGGAGGGCTCCTAGAGAGACCCTGACTGGGAATGGGTTTTCCACTGATCAGAGAGGGGACAGTTATAGCAGGGATCTGAGAACACCTAGTAGAGAAGGTAGGGAAGCAAGCACATGGAGGAACTCAATTCATTCTAGAGATGGTAATGTTCCATACATAGCTAACGACAGAAATGCTGTTAGCTTGGGTGGATCTGTTGTTAACAAGGATTTAGGGAAAGATAACAAATATGTTCCGCCACATTTTGGGGACACTGCTCGTGATGGAAGTTTTACTGGAAATCAGGATTATTCATATGGAAGGAAGGACATGGGTCTTATTACTGACGGCAAACAACGCCGGAATCATGCAAATGAAACATCCAACAGTCAAGGGGTTGAGCGCATGACTCAAGATCGCCTTGGGAGTGAACTATCCAGCAGATACAGGCGTGATGGATTTCAGAACATCGCTGGGCCAAAATCTTCGTTCTCATCTGTTGGGAAATCACTGCCTCTGGGTGACCCTGTTCTGAATGTGGGCAGGGATAAATATGTTTCAAGGGGTGAAAGGCCATACAAAGAGGATCCATACTTGAAAGACTTCGAATCTGCAGGATTTGATGAAAGGGATCTCTTTTCCGGAGGACTTGCTGGGGTGATCAAGAGAAAAAAGGATGTAGTTAAGCAGACTGATTTCTATGACCCTGTGAGAGAATCCTTCGAGGCTGAATTGGAGCGAGTTCAAAAGATGCAAGAGCTTGAGCGACAACGAGTTATGGAAGAACAAGAAAGAGCATTGGAGCAATCTCGAAGGGAGGAAGAGGAGCGACTGAGACTGATTAGAGAAGAGGAAGAACGTCGGCTAAAGTTGGAAGAAGAAGCACGAGAAACTGCTTGGAGGGCAGAGCAAGAGCGCCTTGATGCAGTAAGAAGAGCTGAAGAGCAGAGAATTGCGAGAGAGGAAGAGAAAAAGAGGATCTTCATGGAGGAAGAAAGAAGGAAGCAGGCTGCTAAACAAAAGCTTTTGGAATTGGAGGCCAAGATAGCCAAGAGGCAGACTGAAGTAACAAAAACTGATACCTTAATTGTCACTACTGAAGAGAAAATATCTGCCATGAGTAAGGACATAGATATTTCAGGGGCATCTGATGTGGATAATTGGGATGAGAGTGAAAGAATGGTGGAACGATTAAcaacttcagcatcttttgaCACAGCAGTTTTAAGCAGATCTTCTGATGTAAGTTCCCAGCACTGTTCCTCTCGAGAGAGTTTCACAAATTTTCCAGACAGAGGAAGACCTATTAATTCATGGAGAGGGGATGTATTTGAGAGTGGAAGCAGCTCACCAATGCATCTACGGGACCAAGATATTGATCATCATAGTCCAAGAAGGGATGTATCTGCTGGAGGCAGAGCAGCCCCCCGGAAAGATTTATCAGGTGCAGCTGGATATTTGGCTTCTGGGAATTATGCCAAAGGTGGGCGAGAAGGATATACAGATGAATTCAGCCATCGGAAAGAGCATAGGTGGAACGTTTCTATGGATGCTGATCCATACATCAGGAACAGGGACATGGACACAGAATTTAATGATAATCTTGCAGATAGGTATGGTGATATTGGTTGGGGGCAAGCTCGTTCTCGCAGCAATGCTCGCTTCCCTTACCCGGATCGGCTATATCAAAATTCTGAAGCAGATGAACCTTATTCCTATGGTAAGTCACGTTATGCAGTGAGACAGCCACGGGTACTTCCTCCACCCTCACTCTCTACTATGCAGAAAACTTTTAGGGGTATGAATGATCATCCTGGTTCATCAAACTTTGTTGACAATGAAAGCCATTATTCTCATCCCCGGGGAGGTGAATCTACAAGGCAGACGGGCTATTTTGGTGGACATCCATCTGAACTGGTTGCTTCCCAGCAGGAGAACGCACTTGCAGAAGACGCAAAATTGAATAAAGATGTGACCCCAAGATGTGATTCACAATCTTCTCTATCTGTCACAAGCCCCCCAAACTCTCCTCCTCATCTCTCTCATGATGAGTTGGATGAATCTGGGGATTCTCCTTCAGAATCTGTTGCGGCAGAAGGTAAAAATGCAAGTCTCTCTGGATATGAATGCACTCTCTTAAAGGATGCCATGAAGATGGCTTCCAGTTCTCTCTCTGCCATGGAGGATGAAGACTGGAACGTGGAAGATAATGGTGAATTGCAGCAGCAAGAAgagtatgatgaggatgatgatggtTATAGGGAAGAGGATGAAGTGCGTGAAGTTGATGATGAGAATCTTGACCTGAACCAAGAATTTGAAGATCTGCAATTAGGTCAGGGAGAATTATCTCGCAATATAGATAATTTGGTTTTGGGTTTTGATGATGGTGTTGAAGTTGCAATACCCAGTGATGATTTCGAGAGGAACTCACGGAATGAAGAAAGTGTATTTGATAGACCTGAAACCTCGGAAGGTGGATCTATAAATGGGGTTCAAGTTAATGAAAAATGCCTTCATCCTGGTCAAGGGGGGGCCCCTGGGGCAAGCTTGGATAGCTCTTCTAACAGGGTCCAGGAAGCTGAAAAAACTATGCAAGAATCTGAATTTAGACAGAGAACTGAACCTCACACTTCAGCAGCGTCACACCTATTGGATGGTATTGATGCTTATTGTGGCCCTAGCCTATGTGCTCAGCAAACTTTCTCATCTGTTGGCACCCCATGTTCTGTTGGTCAGACTAGTGTGTCAAGTTTAGCTTCTTCTAGTCAACCTGATTTACCTGTTAAGCTTCAGTTTGGCCTGTTTTCTGGTCCTTCTTTGATACCTTCACCAGTACCAGCTATCCAAATTGGTTCCATTCAAATGCCTCTTCATCTTCATCCACCAGTTGGTCCATCCCTTACTCATATACATCCATCACAGCCTCCTATCTTCCAATTTGGTCAGCTCAGGTATTCATCTACTGTCTCACAAGGGATTCTGCCAATCACTGCTCAGTCGATGTCTTTTGGTCAGCCCAATGTGCAGGCTCATTACAATACCAATCAAAACTCGGGATGTTCTATGCCTCCCCAACTTTCTCAAGATACTTCTACTCTGGTGAAAGTCAATGTTCAATCTCTTTCAGCAAATCAGGGACATGATTTTCTAGTGAGACCTCATGACAGTAAGCCAGTACAAGGAAGTGCAGAAAGCAAAGCTCTTACGGCCAACATTGCTGGGATTGCTGATGCTAGTGGTAGAAAACTTATCTCGGAGTTAGATATCCAAGTTGAAGCCAAGGGCTTGAATAATGCAGATAGGCAAGTGCAGCCATCTAAGGAGAAGGGATCTGATGGCAACACGTCCTCTGTGCTGGGATCAATTCAGTCAGTTTCCAATGAGAGAAATTCTGCTGGGGGCAGGGTTCAAGGCCAAGCATACAGCAACAAGGGGAAGAGATTCACGTATGCTGTAAAAAGTTCTAATTCCAGGTCATCTTTCCCAACTTCTGATGGTTCTTATTCTGAGTCAAGTAGATTTCAAAGACGACCTCGTCGGACAGTTCAGCGAACTGAATTTCGAATCCGCGAAAATTCAGATAGTCGGCAATCATCCAGCACTAGTTTTTCTAATGACTCTTGTCATGGTGATAAGTTAAATCAGGGTGGAAGAGCTGCCATAGCGGTTCTGGCAAGAAGTGGATCAAAGAGAAGCTCCTTTTCTAGTAAGCTACTGAAGCAAAATGTGGAGTTAGATTCTAAGTCAGCAAATGTTGATTCTCAGGAGGTTGACTCTAGTACCAAGCCAAGCAAGGATGACGGAAGGGCATCACTGCACAAAAATCAGAATATTTCGCACACTGGTGAGGGATATCTAAAAAGGAACATATCTGTTGAGGATGTTGATGCTCCATTGCAAAGTGGTGTTGTACGTGTTTTTAAACAGCCTGGCATAGAAGCACCCGGTGATGAAGATGACTTTATTGAAGTCAGGTCTAAGAGGCAAATGCTGAATGATCGGcgagaacaaagagaaaaagaaatcaaGGCGAAATCCCGTGCTTCTAAG CCTCCACGCAAACCTAGGACGACCAGACAGAGTACTGCAATTTTAACTAGCCCAAATAAAATCTTGGCATCTGTGGGTGGAGAAATATCAAATAAGAGTAACTATTCAGATATTATTGCTTCAGAGGTGCAAGGATCTGCTTATAAGGATGTGTCCACTGGATTTACTGCTGTGGTGTCGCAGCCACTGGCTCCAATAGGAACACCTGCTGGGAGCAACGGATCTCAGGCTGATAAACAATTTCATACAGCCAA GTTGCACCAAACCACCCCAGGTGGTGGTGTTTCTGCTGGTGGAGATGACCTTGAGCCAGGGTTGGTGTTTGAGAGCAAGAAAAATACAGAGAATGTTACATCATCACCTCTTAACTCTTGGGGTAGTGGACAGATCAATCAACAG GTTATGGCCTTGTCACAGAGCCAACTTGAAGAGGCTATGAGCCCTGCTAGGTTTGAAGCACATGCAGCTTCTGGTGGAGCTCACAGTAGTGCAGTCACTGAGCCCATTTTACCATCATCATCCATCTTAACGAAGGACAAAGCTTTTTCTATTGCTGCAAGTCCAATTAACTCGCTGCTTGCTGGCGAAAAAATTCAATTTG GTGCTGTTACATCCCCAACGGTCCTTCATACTAGTAGTCGTGTTGTTTCACATGGGATTGGAGCTCCAGGGTCTAATCGATCTGAAGTACAAATTTCCCGTAATATTTCTCCAGATGAAAGTGATTGTACTCTTTTCTTTGAGAAAGATAAATGTGCCAATGATCCATGTCTAAATGTACAAGATTCTGAGGCTGAAGCAGAAGCAGCTGCTTCTGCTGTTGCTGTAGCAGCTATCAGCAATGATGAAATTGTTGGGAATGGACTTGGCTCTGCTATTTCAGAAGCTAAAAATTTTGAAG GTGATCAGCAATTGAGCAGCCAATCAAGGGCAGAAGAGTCTCTTAGTGTATCTCTTCCTGCTGATCTCAATGTTGAAACTCCTCCGATATCATTGTGGCAGTCCCTACCAAGTCCCCAGAATTCTTCTAGCCAAATCCTATCTCATTTTCCTGGTGGCCCGCCATCTCATTTTCCTTTCTATGAGATGAATCCCGTGTTGGGTGGTCCTATTTTTGCCTTCGGTCCACATAAGGAATCGGGTGGCTCCCAATCACAGTCGCAGAAAGCTACTGTGTCTAGCTCAGGTCCACTTGGTGCATGGCAACAATGCCATTCTACGTTAGACTCATTCTACGGTCATCCAGCAGGTTTCACTGGCCCTTTCATAAGCCCACCTGGAGGTATCCCGGGAGTTCAAGGTCCTCCGCACATGGTGGTCTATAATCATTTTGCTCCAGTTGGACAGTATGGCCAGGTTGGATTAAGCTTTATGGGTACCACTTATTTACCTTCTGGAAAGCAGCCTGATTGGAAGCACACACCCTCATCCTCCGCAATGGGTATCAACGAGGCGGATATGAATAACGTAAATATTGCTGGTTCTCAGCGAAATTTATCGAATATGCCTTCTACCGTGCAGCACCTTGGCCCTGCTTCATCAATTATGCCCATAGCTGCTTCTCCTCTGGCCATGTTTGATGTTTCTCCTTTCCAG TCTTCACCAGAAATGCCAGTCCAAGCTCGCTGGTCTCATGTCCCTGCATCGCCTCTTCATTCTGTTCCCATTTCTCACCCCTTGCAGCAGCAAGCTGAAGGTGCATTGCCTCCTAAATTTGGTCACGGTCATTCTGTTGATAAGTCATTGAGTACCAATAGGTTCTTGGAATCTCATCCTCCAGAAGACTCTGATGGTACCCCCAGTTTTAATATTGCGACAGTTGCCAATGCAGCTCAGTTTCCTGTTGAAATTGGTCTTGGAGATTCCTCCAAGCCAGGGGTTACTGGTGGTTCTGCTCAGAGTTTGGCCAGTCAAAGCTCCTCTGGATGTGCTAATGCAGAAACAGGCAACATTGATGCTCTCAGAAATGGTGTCAGCAACAGTGGTAAAGATCAAAGTGTCAGTGGTTTCAGAACGCAGACCCAGCAGAAGAATACCTCTGCAGGCTACAACTATCACAGGGGTGGTGGAATGTCTCAGAGAAATATGGCTGGAAATGATTGGTCCCATCGCAGAATGGGTTTCCATGGCAGAAATCAGTCCTTGGGTGCGGTTCCATCTACTAAGGTGAAACAAATATATGTGGCTAAGCAAACCCTTGGTGGGTCAAAAACCACGGGATGA